From one Equus asinus isolate D_3611 breed Donkey chromosome 5, EquAss-T2T_v2, whole genome shotgun sequence genomic stretch:
- the SLC6A9 gene encoding sodium- and chloride-dependent glycine transporter 1 isoform X6, producing MFPYFIMLIFCGIPLFFMELSFGQFASQGCLGVWRISPMFKGVGYGMMVVSTYIGIYYNVVICIAFYYFFSSMTHVLPWAYCNNPWNTPDCTGVLDASNLTNGSRPATLPSNLSHLLNHSLQRTSPSEEYWRRYVLKLSDDIGNFGEVRMPLLGCLGVSWVVVFLCLIRGVKSSGKVVYFTATFPYVVLTILFVRGVTLEGAFTGIMYYLTPQWDKILEAKVWGDAASQIFYSLGCAWGGLITMASYNKFHNNCYRDSIIISITNCATSVYAGFVIFSILGFMANHLGVDVSRVADHGPGLAFVAYPEALTLLPISPLWSLLFFFMLILLGLGTQFCLLETLVTAIVDEVGNEWILKKKTYVTLGVAVAGFLLGIPLTSQAGIYWLLLMDNYAASFSLVVISCIMCVSIMYIYGHRNYFQDIQMMLGFPPPLFFQICWRFVSPAIIFFILIFTVIQYQPITYNHYQYPGWAVAIGFLMALSSVICIPLYALFQLCRTDGDTLLQRLKNATKPSRDWGPALLEHRTGRYAPTIPASPEDGLEVQPLHPDKAQIPMVGSNGSSRLQDSRI from the exons ATGTTCCCCTACTTCATCATGCTGATCTTCTGCGGGATCCCTCTCTTCTTCATGGAGCTCTCCTTCGGCCAGTTTGCAAGTCAGGGCTGCCTGGGGGTCTGGAGGATCAGCCCCATGTTCAAAG gCGTGGGCTATGGCATGATGGTGGTGTCTACGTACATCGGCATCTACTACAATGTGGTCATCTGCATCGCCTTCTACTACTTCTTCTCGTCCATGACGCACGTGCTGCCCTGGGCCTACTGCAATAACCCCTGGAACACGCCCGACTGCACCGGCGTGCTGGACGCCTCCAACCTCACCAACGGCTCCCGGCCAGCCACCCTGCCCAGCAACCTCTCCCACCTGCTCAACCACAGCCTCCAGAGGACCAGCCCCAGCGAGGAGTACTGGAG GCGCTACGTGCTGAAGCTGTCAGATGACATCGGGAACTTTGGGGAGGTACGAATGCCCCTCCTCGGCTGCCTTGGTGTCTCCTGGGtggttgtctttctctgcctcatcCGAGGGGTCAAGTCTTCAGGGAAA GTGGTGTACTTCACGGCCACGTTTCCCTATGTGGTGCTGACCATCCTGTTCGTCCGTGGCGTGACCCTGGAGGGAGCCTTCACGGGCATCATGTACTACCTGACCCCACAGTGGGACAAGATCCTGGAGGCCAAG GTGTGGGGGGACGCCGCCTCCCAGATCTTCTACTCGCTGGGCTGCGCGTGGGGAGGCCTCATCACCATGGCTTCCTACAACAAGTTCCACAACAACTGTTACCG GGACAGCATCATCATCAGCATCACTAACTGTGCCACCAGTGTCTATGCTGGCTTTGTCATCTTCTCCATCCTGGGCTTCATGGCCAATCATCTTGGTGTGGACGTGTCCCGCGTGGCAGACCACGGCCCCGGCCTGGCCTTCGTGGCTTACCCTGAGGCCCTCACATTGCTGCCCATCTCCCCGCTCTGGTccctgcttttcttcttcatgCTCATCTTGCTGGGACTGGGCACTCAG TTCTGCCTCCTAGAGACGCTAGTCACAGCCATTGTGGACGAGGTGGGGAATGAGTGGATCCTAAAGAAAAAGACCTACGTGACCTTGGGTGTGGCTGTGGCTGGCTTCCTGCTGGGCATCCCCCTCACCAGCCAG GCAGGCATCTACTGGCTGCTGCTGATGGACAACTATGCAGCCAGCTTCTCCTTGGTCGTCATCTCCTGCATCATGTGTGTGTCCATCATGTACATCTACG GGCATCGGAACTACTTCCAGGACATCCAGATGATGCTGGGGTTCCCACCGCCCCTCTTCTTCCAGATCTGCTGGCGCTTTGTCTCTCCAGCTATCATCTTT TTCATTCTCATCTTCACGGTGATCCAGTACCAGCCAATCACTTACAACCACTACCAGTATCCAGGCTGGGCTGTGGCCATCGGCTTCCTCATGGCTCTGTCCTCCGTCATTTGCATCCCACTCTACGCCCTGTTCCAGCTCTGCCGCACAGATGGGGACACCCTCCtccag CGGTTGAAAAATGCCACAAAGCCAAGCAGAGACTggggccctgccctcctggagcacCGGACCGGGCGCTACGCCCCCACCATACCGGCCTCTCCTGAAGACGGGCTCGAGGTCCAGCCGCTGCACCCAGACAAGGCCCAGATCCCCATGGTGGGCAGTAACGGCTCCAGCCGTCTGCAGGACTCCCGGATATGA